In one Lolium rigidum isolate FL_2022 chromosome 3, APGP_CSIRO_Lrig_0.1, whole genome shotgun sequence genomic region, the following are encoded:
- the LOC124699132 gene encoding xylanase inhibitor protein 1-like produces MALAHRRPASLLLLLAAFLYAATFLAAPAAATGKTGQVAVFWGRNKNEGTLREACDSGTYTIAIISFLDVFGHGAHHLDLSGHDVSRVGADIKHCQSKNILVFLSIGGFGRQYFMPSPRAAAAVADYLWNAFMLGRRKGVYRPFGDAYVDGIDFFIENGAPDNYDELARRLWNYNKAYRGRTPVQLTATPRCRFPDRKLERALATGLFTRIFVRFYDDPHCAANWQQEWDKWTAAFGTSSAQIYFGLPASERKVGYVHPKNLYYGIIPVVQKAANCGGIMVWERYDDKRTGYSSYAIQWA; encoded by the coding sequence ATGGCGCTCGCACACCGTCGGCCAGCCTCCCTCCTACTACTCCTCGCGGCCTTCCTGTACGCCGCAACCTTCCTCGCCGCCCCGGCCGCGGCCACGGGGAAGACCGGGCAGGTGGCCGTGTTCTGGGGACGGAACAAGAACGAGGGCACCCTGCGTGAGGCCTGCGACTCCGGCACGTACACCATCGCCATCATCTCCTTCCTCGACGTCTTCGGCCACGGCGCCCACCACCTCGACCTCTCCGGCCACGACGTCTCCCGCGTAGGCGCCGACATCAAACACTGCCAGTCCAAGAacatcctcgtcttcctctccaTCGGCGGCTTCGGTAGGCAGTACTTCATGCCGAGccccagggcggcggcggccgtggccgACTACCTCTGGAACGCCTTCATGCTCGGCAGGCGCAAGGGCGTCTACCGCCCCTTCGGCGACGCCTACGTGGACGGCATCGACTTCTTCATCGAGAACGGCGCCCCGGACAACTACGACGAGCTGGCCAGGCGGCTCTGGAACTACAACAAGGCCTACCGCGGAAGGACGCCGGTGCAGCTGACGGCGACGCCGCGCTGCAGGTTCCCGGACCGGAAATTGGAGCGGGCGCTCGCCACGGGGCTCTTCACACGCATCTTCGTCAGGTTCTACGACGACCCCCACTGCGCCGCCAACTGGCAGCAGGAGTGGGACAAGTGGACGGCTGCGTTCGGGACGTCGTCCGCGCAGATCTACTTCGGCCTGCCGGCGTCGGAGAGGAAGGTCGGGTACGTGCACCCGAAGAATCTGTACTACGGTATCATCCCGGTGGTGCAGAAGGCAGCCAACTGCGGCGGAATCATGGTCTGGGAACGCTACGACGACAAGCGGACCGGCTACAGCAGCTACGCCATCCAATGGGCTTGA